A stretch of Anas acuta chromosome 3, bAnaAcu1.1, whole genome shotgun sequence DNA encodes these proteins:
- the CITED2 gene encoding cbp/p300-interacting transactivator 2, whose protein sequence is MAEHMMAMNHGRFPDGSGGLHHHPAHRLGMGQFPTPHHHQQQQHQQQQQQQQQPHAFSALMGDHIHYGAGNMNASGGVRHAMGPGGVAGGHPAGSMPPPARFSGSQFLAPPVGSPGGQLSASMQLQKLNNQYFSHHPYPHSHYMPDLHPGSHQLNGSSQHFRDCNPKHGGSGSGLPPAVPHVPAAMLPPNVIDTDFIDEEVLMSLVIEMGLDRIKELPELWLGQNEFDFMTDFVCKQQPSRVSC, encoded by the coding sequence ATGGCAGAGCACATGATGGCCATGAACCACGGGCGATTCCCCGACGGCTCCGGCGGgctccaccaccaccctgcGCACCGGCTGGGCATGGGGCAGTTTCCCACCCCCcatcaccaccagcagcagcagcaccagcagcagcagcagcaacagcagcagccgcACGCCTTCAGCGCCCTGATGGGCGACCATATACATTACGGAGCGGGGAATATGAACGCGAGCGGCGGGGTCCGGCACGCCATGGGGCCGGGCGGCGTGGCCGGGGGGCACCCTGCCGGCAGCatgccgccccccgcccgcttCAGCGGCTCCCAATTCCTGgccccccccgtgggcagcccGGGAGGGCAGCTGAGCGCCAGCATGCAGCTCCAGAAGCTGAACAACCAGTACTTCAGCCACCACCCGTACCCCCACAGCCACTACATGCCGGACTTGCACCCCGGCAGCCACCAGCTGaatggcagcagccagcatttCAGGGACTGCAACCCCAAGCacggcggcagcggcagcggctTGCCGCCCGCCGTCCCCCACGTCCCCGCGGCGATGCTGCCGCCCAATGTCATAGACACTGACTTCATCGACGAGGAGGTCCTCATGTCCTTAGTCATCGAGATGGGACTGGATCGCATCAAGGAGCTCCCCGAGCTGTGGTTGGGACAGAACGAGTTTGACTTCATGACAGACTTCGTTTGCAaacagcagcccagcagggTGAGCTGCtga